From a region of the Mycobacterium intracellulare ATCC 13950 genome:
- a CDS encoding condensation domain-containing protein, translated as MRIGKITIGSLDDWTLTPGSVTSWHPTAAAAEKARQAPVSSVPVSYMQGQHLRNYRDRTAAGLNFSRQIIATCEVAGTCDIAAMNHAVNTYLRRHDTFRSWFEDTGDGEFIRHTIGDPADIEFAPVEHGEMTAEEIHAHVVAIPNPLEWGCFTFGIIQSENHFTFFAAMDHVHGDATLIGTTMMEANGMYTALSGGGEALTLPDAGSFDDFCIREREYTSALTLDSPEVRAWIDFAENNNGGFPEFPLPLGNPQESSRSDMTSELLMDDAQTERFESACAAAGARFVGGLFACLALVEHEFTGALTYYGLTPRDSRKATDNFMTQGWFTGLIPITVPIAAASFGDAAWAAQASFDNSLDMAKVPYYRVLELAPWLSWPQPNFPVSNFFHGGAAPLNAILAAADLGLANNIGIYPDGRYSHQLTIYIFRYGEGTVMAIMHPDNPVARKSVVRYMEAMKSVCVRVAGSGSWGRVA; from the coding sequence TTGCGCATCGGGAAGATAACGATCGGCTCACTCGATGATTGGACGCTGACGCCGGGCTCGGTCACCTCATGGCACCCGACCGCCGCGGCCGCCGAAAAGGCACGACAAGCCCCGGTCAGCTCGGTGCCGGTCAGTTACATGCAGGGCCAACACCTTCGCAACTACCGCGACCGCACCGCCGCCGGACTGAATTTCTCACGGCAGATCATCGCCACCTGTGAGGTCGCCGGGACGTGCGACATCGCCGCCATGAACCACGCCGTCAACACGTACCTGCGCCGGCACGACACCTTCCGCAGTTGGTTCGAGGACACCGGTGACGGGGAGTTCATCAGGCACACCATCGGCGATCCCGCCGACATCGAATTCGCGCCGGTCGAGCACGGCGAGATGACGGCTGAGGAAATTCATGCTCACGTGGTGGCCATACCGAATCCGCTGGAATGGGGCTGCTTCACCTTCGGAATTATCCAGAGCGAGAACCATTTCACGTTCTTTGCGGCCATGGATCATGTCCACGGGGACGCGACATTGATCGGCACCACCATGATGGAGGCCAACGGCATGTACACGGCGTTGAGCGGGGGCGGTGAGGCCCTTACTCTTCCCGATGCCGGCAGCTTCGACGATTTCTGCATCCGCGAACGCGAATACACGTCGGCGTTGACTCTTGATTCGCCTGAGGTGCGCGCGTGGATTGACTTCGCCGAGAACAATAATGGGGGCTTTCCCGAATTCCCGCTGCCGCTGGGTAACCCGCAGGAATCCAGTAGGAGCGACATGACGTCCGAACTGTTGATGGACGACGCGCAGACGGAGCGATTCGAATCGGCCTGCGCGGCGGCCGGCGCGCGCTTTGTCGGGGGCCTGTTCGCCTGCCTCGCCCTGGTGGAGCACGAATTCACCGGCGCCCTGACGTATTACGGTCTCACTCCCCGGGATTCACGCAAAGCCACCGACAATTTCATGACGCAGGGTTGGTTTACCGGCTTGATTCCGATCACCGTGCCGATAGCCGCCGCCTCTTTCGGCGACGCCGCATGGGCGGCGCAGGCTTCTTTCGATAACAGCCTGGACATGGCAAAGGTGCCCTACTACCGCGTGTTGGAACTGGCGCCGTGGCTGAGCTGGCCGCAGCCAAACTTTCCGGTGTCGAACTTCTTTCACGGCGGCGCCGCCCCCCTCAACGCCATTCTTGCCGCCGCCGACCTGGGACTCGCAAACAATATCGGGATCTACCCGGACGGCCGGTATTCACATCAGCTGACCATTTACATATTCCGGTACGGCGAGGGCACGGTCATGGCGATTATGCATCCCGACAACCCGGTCGCCCGGAAATCGGTTGTCCGCTATATGGAAGCGATGAAGTCGGTCTGTGTGCGGGTCGCCGGCAGCGGGAGCTGGGGGCGCGTCGCGTAG
- a CDS encoding MMPL/RND family transporter, with amino-acid sequence MRRLADFVVRWPWAVIGIWVAIAVALPLTFPSLGEMAEKHPLAILPSDAPSSVTARKMTEAFHEAGSENLLLVVLTNDKGLGPADEATYRTLVDTLRQDTRDVLMLQDFVSTPALRSAVTSKDHKAWVLPVGVAGELGTPSSYAAFNRIDGIVQRVVSGTPLTVNLTGPAATVADLTVAGARDRMPIELAIAVLVLVVLLVIYRSAVTMLLPLLSIGTSLVIAQAVVAGYSQLTGSGVSNQSVVFLSAIMAGAGTDYAVFLISRYHDYLRSGANSDEAVQRALFSIGKVIAASAATVGITFLLISFARMGVFKTVGASAAIGIGVAFLAAVTLLPAILVLAGRRGWVKPRRELTTRFWRRSGIRIVRRPKVNLIASVLVLIVLASCAGLVRYNYDDRKALRTSAPSSIGYAALDRHFPVNQSIPQYILVQSPHDLRTPKALADLEQMADRVSQLPNVAAVSGITRPTGNVPEQFRATYQAGAIGTLLADGSTLIKDHTGDLNRLVAGAGTLADNLGNVRGQVVQLAASVQELESAFASAKNQYSGDALVKQVDLTAQLVDHVNAISNSMGWNFSAAKNVFAWIGPVLAALQGNPRCDADPSCSDTRGAFEQLVGPQNQADLDAINELAHRLQESPDKRTLKASTDRVRASLAKLTKVLHSMGLDKPGGMQTNLNTVQDGANRLAGGSRQVADAVAQLVDQLKQLGSGLNESAAFLLSLKRDAAHPAMAGFNIPPQLLQLEQFQKAAKVFISPDGHSVRYLVQTKLNPFSTEAMDQVNAIIAAARGAQPNTALADATVSMAGYTVALKDTRDYYQHDIRFIIAVTLIVVLLTLIALLRAVVAPLYLVASVVISYLSAVGIGVLVFQYLLGQQLHWSVPPLAFVVLVAVGADYNMLLVSRMREESGHSMRYGIIRTLGSTGGVITAAGLIFAASMCGLLFSSISTVVQGGFVIGVGILLDTFLVRTITVPAIAALVGRANWWPSQGGVPSPKPSLDGRAEPRPG; translated from the coding sequence ATGCGACGGCTAGCCGATTTTGTGGTGCGGTGGCCCTGGGCAGTGATCGGGATCTGGGTCGCGATTGCGGTCGCGCTGCCGCTGACCTTCCCATCGCTCGGCGAGATGGCCGAGAAGCACCCGCTCGCCATCCTGCCCAGCGACGCGCCATCGAGCGTCACGGCCCGAAAGATGACCGAGGCGTTTCACGAGGCGGGCTCGGAAAACCTCCTGCTGGTGGTCCTGACCAACGACAAGGGTCTGGGCCCCGCCGACGAAGCCACCTACCGCACACTGGTGGACACGCTGCGGCAGGACACGCGAGATGTGTTGATGCTGCAGGATTTCGTCAGCACACCGGCCCTGCGCTCGGCCGTGACCAGCAAAGACCACAAGGCCTGGGTGCTCCCGGTCGGCGTTGCGGGCGAGCTGGGCACTCCCAGCTCGTATGCCGCGTTCAACCGGATCGACGGCATCGTCCAACGCGTCGTCAGCGGCACGCCGCTGACGGTCAACCTGACCGGCCCCGCGGCGACCGTCGCCGACCTCACGGTCGCCGGCGCTCGGGATCGGATGCCCATCGAGCTGGCGATCGCGGTTCTGGTGCTCGTCGTCCTGCTGGTGATCTACCGTAGCGCGGTCACCATGCTGCTGCCGTTGCTGAGCATCGGCACATCCCTGGTCATCGCCCAGGCGGTGGTAGCGGGCTACTCCCAACTGACCGGGTCGGGCGTCTCAAACCAGTCCGTCGTCTTCCTCAGCGCCATAATGGCCGGCGCCGGAACGGATTACGCGGTCTTCCTCATCAGCCGGTATCACGACTATTTGCGGTCGGGTGCGAATTCCGATGAGGCGGTACAGCGTGCGCTGTTCTCGATCGGCAAAGTGATCGCCGCATCCGCCGCCACCGTCGGCATCACGTTTCTCCTCATCAGCTTCGCCCGGATGGGCGTGTTCAAAACGGTCGGGGCGTCGGCGGCGATCGGGATCGGTGTGGCATTCCTCGCCGCGGTGACGTTACTGCCGGCGATCCTGGTGCTTGCGGGGCGACGCGGCTGGGTCAAACCCCGGCGCGAACTGACCACACGATTCTGGCGGCGTTCGGGCATCCGCATCGTGCGCCGACCGAAGGTCAATCTGATTGCCAGTGTGCTGGTGTTGATCGTCCTGGCCAGCTGCGCCGGCCTGGTGCGCTACAACTACGACGATCGCAAGGCCCTGCGGACTTCGGCGCCGAGCTCCATCGGGTACGCCGCGCTGGATCGCCATTTCCCGGTGAATCAGTCCATTCCGCAATACATCCTGGTCCAATCGCCGCATGACCTGCGCACGCCCAAGGCCCTCGCGGACCTGGAACAGATGGCGGACCGGGTCAGCCAACTGCCGAATGTTGCTGCCGTCAGCGGCATCACGCGCCCGACCGGCAATGTGCCGGAACAATTCCGGGCGACGTATCAGGCCGGTGCCATCGGCACCCTGCTGGCGGACGGGTCCACCCTGATCAAAGATCACACAGGCGACCTCAACCGGTTGGTCGCCGGCGCGGGCACGCTGGCCGACAACCTCGGCAACGTGCGAGGCCAGGTCGTCCAGCTCGCCGCGAGTGTGCAGGAACTGGAGAGCGCCTTCGCGTCGGCGAAGAACCAGTACAGCGGCGACGCGCTGGTGAAACAGGTCGACCTCACGGCCCAGCTCGTCGACCATGTCAACGCGATCAGCAATTCCATGGGTTGGAACTTCTCGGCGGCCAAGAACGTCTTCGCCTGGATAGGCCCGGTGCTGGCGGCGCTGCAGGGCAACCCGCGATGCGATGCCGATCCGTCGTGCAGCGACACCCGCGGGGCGTTCGAGCAACTGGTCGGCCCGCAAAACCAAGCGGACCTCGATGCGATCAACGAGTTGGCCCATCGACTGCAGGAGTCCCCGGACAAACGGACGCTCAAGGCGTCGACCGACCGCGTGCGCGCCTCGCTGGCCAAGCTCACCAAGGTGTTGCACTCCATGGGGTTGGACAAACCCGGTGGCATGCAAACGAATCTGAACACTGTGCAAGACGGCGCGAACCGATTGGCCGGTGGCAGCCGCCAGGTGGCCGACGCCGTTGCTCAACTCGTCGACCAACTCAAGCAGCTCGGTAGCGGACTCAACGAGTCGGCGGCGTTTCTGTTGTCACTGAAACGCGATGCGGCACATCCGGCAATGGCCGGGTTCAATATCCCGCCCCAGCTGCTGCAATTGGAGCAGTTTCAGAAGGCGGCCAAGGTCTTCATTTCGCCGGACGGCCACTCGGTGCGGTATTTGGTTCAAACCAAACTGAATCCGTTCAGCACGGAAGCCATGGATCAGGTCAACGCGATCATCGCGGCGGCTCGTGGAGCGCAGCCGAATACCGCGTTGGCGGACGCCACCGTGTCGATGGCCGGATATACCGTCGCGCTGAAGGACACGCGTGACTACTACCAGCACGATATCCGGTTCATCATCGCGGTGACGCTCATCGTCGTCCTTTTAACCTTGATCGCCCTGCTGCGCGCGGTTGTCGCGCCGCTGTATCTGGTTGCTTCCGTGGTCATTTCGTATTTGTCGGCGGTGGGCATCGGCGTGCTGGTATTTCAATATCTATTGGGCCAGCAATTGCATTGGAGTGTGCCCCCGCTGGCATTCGTGGTGTTGGTCGCGGTGGGGGCCGACTACAACATGCTGCTCGTCTCGCGAATGCGCGAGGAGTCTGGACACAGCATGCGTTACGGCATCATCCGGACGCTGGGCTCGACGGGCGGCGTGATCACCGCGGCGGGTCTGATCTTTGCGGCCTCGATGTGTGGCCTTTTGTTCTCCAGCATCAGCACCGTGGTCCAGGGCGGTTTCGTGATCGGGGTGGGCATATTGCTGGACACCTTCTTGGTGCGCACCATCACCGTTCCCGCCATCGCCGCGCTGGTCGGACGGGCGAACTGGTGGCCGTCACAGGGGGGCGTGCCGTCGCCAAAACCGTCACTGGATGGACGCGCCGAGCCGCGGCCCGGTTAG